The following DNA comes from Burkholderia sp. HI2500.
CAATACGTTCGCCGCAAACAACAGCCTCGGCACGATCAGCAGCAGCATCGTGAAGACGGGCCCGTCCGGCAGCGCGTACACCGACACCGACGGCACCGTCGAATGGAACCTCGACAGCCAGTCGATCGTCGGCGCGGCCGGCGGCAGCGTGAAGCAGGTCGTGTTCTACGTCGCGCCGTCGATGACGCTCACGGCGATCACCGCCGCGTACAACAAGGCCGTGACCGACAACGTCGCGAAGGTGATCAACGTGTCGCTCGGCGTGTGCGAATCGTCCGCGAACAGCACCGGCTCGCAGGCCACCGACGACACCATCTTCAAGCAGGCAGTCGCGCAGGGGCAGACCTTCTCGGTATCCGCCGGCGACCATGGCGCATACGAATGTGCGAGCGGCACGCCGTCGCGCTCGACCTACACGGTGAGCGAGCCGGCAACGTCGCCGTACGTGATCGCCGTGGGCGGCACGACGCTGTTCACCAATACGTCGACCAACGCGTACAACAGCGAGATCGTCTGGAACGATCCGAGCTGGCAGCCGGGCACCGTATGGTCGACGGGCGGCGGGTACAGCAAGTACGAAGCCGCACCGTCGTGGCAATCGTCGAGCCTCACGGGATCGACCAAGCGCGCACTGCCTGACGTCGGCTTCGACGCAGACCTGCGCACCGGCGCGATTCTCGTCGTCAACGGCCAGACGTCCGACACGCTGTGGGGCTCCGGCTACCTCAACAACGAAGGCGGCACGAGCCTCGCCGCGCCGATCTTCACGGGCATCTGGGCGCGCCTGCAGTCCGCCAACAACAATGCGCTCGGGTTCCCCGCGTCGAGCATCTACAAGTACTTCCCGAGCAACGCGGCACTGCTGCACGACGTCACGTCCGGCAACAACGGCAGCGGCACCTACGGCTACAAGGCGAAGGCGGGCTGGGACGCGACGACGGGCTTCGGCAGCGTGAACATCTCGAAGCTGAACACGTTCATCCAGAGCACGTCGGATTTCGCACGCTGATGGAAAGATGACCGCCCCGGTTCCGCATGCGCACCACAGCGCATATATGGAACGGGATGTGATCGCTTGAAAAACCCGCGAGGGCCGCAAGGCCTTCGCGGGTTTTTTGTATTCCGCGCGATCTCGAGGCGCAGCCTCCGGCGCGATGATGCCCGCGCCAACCTTGCAATCGTTGCGCAAGCAACTTTCATGTCCATTACCCGAGTAGTGCCGGCCCGCTTACGGACTGCAAGGTACACACTGTTACACAACGCGAAGACAACTTCCGCGCGTGTCGTGCGTTTAACTGGATAGATCGATTCGTCGCGGGACAACCACGCTGCGAGCACGACCCTGCCGCCGGCCCCGGCCGATGCCCCGGAGCATGCGCTGACGGCCGCGGCACAGTGCTCAGGCCGATCGCGCGGCCCGCGTGCCTGCCAACGCCGACACAACCCCGAACGAACAACATGAACAACACACGTGCACACCGCCCCGTCAGAACGTTGATCGCATCGTCCCTCATCGTGTCGCTGCTCGGCCTCTCGGCCTGCAACAAGAACGGCGACAGCAGCGCCGCCACTCCGGCCAGCGACGCAAGCGCGGCCGCCGCGGCGCAGCCCGCCTCGACGCCCGTCGCCTACACGCCGCCGACTGCCGACCAGCTCTACCAGATGGTCGCGCCGATCGCACTGTTCCCTGACAAGCTCGTCGCGCTGGTGCTTGCGGGTGCAACCTACCCGGACCAGGTCACGGCCGCCAATAACTGGGTCATGCAGAATCCGTCGTTGAAGGGACAGGCACTCGCCACCGCCACCGATACGCAGCCGTGGGATCCGTCGGTCAAGGCATTGACCGCGTTCCCCGCGGTGCTGTCGCAGATGGCGTCGAACCCGGCCTGGACCACGTCGCTCGGCCAGGCCTACTACAACGACCCTACCGACGTGATGAACGCGATCCAGGTGATGCGCCAGCGCGCGCAGACGTCCGGCCATCTGCGCTCGGGCGGCCAGATGCGGGTCACGCAAGTCGCGCAGGCCGCGCCGACCGGTTATACGCCGGCTGCCGACGCGCCCGTGGTCTATTCCGGGCCGGCGATCGTGCCGCCCCCCGCCCAGGCCATCGAGATCGAATCGGCACAGCCCGAGGTCGTCTATGTCCCGTCGTACAACCCGACGGTCGTCTACGGCGAGCCGGTTTCGGCCTACCCCGGCTACGTGTACCGACCGCCTTCATACAGCACGGGGGAAGTCGTTGCCGCCGGCGTGATCACGTTCGGCGTCGGCATCGCCGTCGGCGCCGCGATCTTCGGGCACCACGACTGGGGCTGGCATGCATGGGGCATGAACTGGGGCGCGCCGCGTCCGGAAGGCCCCGGCTGGAACGGCGGCTGGCAGCGCCCGGCCGTGGTGTACAACCACACCACGTACGTGTCGAAGTCGACCACCGTGATCAACAACATCACCAACATCCGCAACACGCGAATCACGAACAACTACGGCGGCAACGTCACCAACAATACGACGAACACGACGATCGAACGCAACACGATGCAGCCGGGCGCGGAACCGATGCGCGGGCAGGCCATGGCGCAACACCCGGGCGCCGTGCCGATGACGATCCCGCACTTCGGCGCGAACGACGCGCGCGCCGGCGTGCGGCCGTCGCCCGGCGCGTTCGCACAGAACCGTGCGAACGAACCGCATACCGAAGCACCGGCGCAACATGCGCCCGGCGTGATGCGCGAGGAGCAGCAGCAGGCCATGCAGCAGGCGCACGCTGCGCAGGAAAATCGCGCGGCCGCCCAGCAGCAGCAATTGCAGCAGCAACGTCGCAACGAGGCTCAGCAACAACGCGAAGCGATGCAACAGCACAACGCAGTACAGCAGCAACGCGAGGAAATGCAGCAACACAGCGCCGCAGAACAACAGCAGCGCGAGGCGTTGCAGCAACACAATGCGGAGCAGCAACGGCAGCGCGAAGCCATGCAGCAACGCACCGAGACTCAGCAGCAAGTGCGTAAAGAGGCGCCACCGCACAACGAAGCGCAACCGCAGGAACACGCTGCAGCGCAGCCGCGGCAATCGGCCCCCGAGCACGCACCCGCACCGCATCCGCACCCTGCGGAGCCGCATCCGCCACACGAGGCCCATGAGCATCGCACCGAGTGAAATGCACGCCTCGACGGCAGCGCGGGTTTCGCATTGCCGGCTGGCGAAACCGCGTCTCGTTGGCGTGCAAACCCAGCTCGGCACAACATT
Coding sequences within:
- a CDS encoding S53 family peptidase → MNQVADKNQKHNRFVKLAFAAAAAASFGMATAHAAPAAGWTETHTKGFLPLVQQSEAGTAGAPAASTAAAAAAAVEMAPGESVDIVLGLNLRNEAQLDQFLHDLHTPGSPHYRQFLTPAQFASQYAPTDQQVASVVAHLRKAGFVNIVVAPNRLLVSASGTAATIKSAFRTTLKRFTRNGRSVYANTDAAQVPNAIGGVVGSVLGLQNVELMHTGAGSQPQGNTSNLTIPAGASAVPHNPTEFSSIYGGDGTPTASQTTVGIISEGDLSQTVSDLNTFAANNSLGTISSSIVKTGPSGSAYTDTDGTVEWNLDSQSIVGAAGGSVKQVVFYVAPSMTLTAITAAYNKAVTDNVAKVINVSLGVCESSANSTGSQATDDTIFKQAVAQGQTFSVSAGDHGAYECASGTPSRSTYTVSEPATSPYVIAVGGTTLFTNTSTNAYNSEIVWNDPSWQPGTVWSTGGGYSKYEAAPSWQSSSLTGSTKRALPDVGFDADLRTGAILVVNGQTSDTLWGSGYLNNEGGTSLAAPIFTGIWARLQSANNNALGFPASSIYKYFPSNAALLHDVTSGNNGSGTYGYKAKAGWDATTGFGSVNISKLNTFIQSTSDFAR
- a CDS encoding DUF3300 domain-containing protein; this encodes MNNTRAHRPVRTLIASSLIVSLLGLSACNKNGDSSAATPASDASAAAAAQPASTPVAYTPPTADQLYQMVAPIALFPDKLVALVLAGATYPDQVTAANNWVMQNPSLKGQALATATDTQPWDPSVKALTAFPAVLSQMASNPAWTTSLGQAYYNDPTDVMNAIQVMRQRAQTSGHLRSGGQMRVTQVAQAAPTGYTPAADAPVVYSGPAIVPPPAQAIEIESAQPEVVYVPSYNPTVVYGEPVSAYPGYVYRPPSYSTGEVVAAGVITFGVGIAVGAAIFGHHDWGWHAWGMNWGAPRPEGPGWNGGWQRPAVVYNHTTYVSKSTTVINNITNIRNTRITNNYGGNVTNNTTNTTIERNTMQPGAEPMRGQAMAQHPGAVPMTIPHFGANDARAGVRPSPGAFAQNRANEPHTEAPAQHAPGVMREEQQQAMQQAHAAQENRAAAQQQQLQQQRRNEAQQQREAMQQHNAVQQQREEMQQHSAAEQQQREALQQHNAEQQRQREAMQQRTETQQQVRKEAPPHNEAQPQEHAAAQPRQSAPEHAPAPHPHPAEPHPPHEAHEHRTE